A window of the Sphaerobacter thermophilus DSM 20745 genome harbors these coding sequences:
- a CDS encoding NUDIX hydrolase, whose amino-acid sequence MQPETVVRSERPFDGKLIRVRVDTVRLPDGRERQREVVEHPGAVGVLPVLTDGTLVLVRQYRHAIGRALLEIPAGTREPGEDAETCARRELAEETGYRTEALWELVRFYVSPGWADEELIVYVADDLQPGAMHPADDERLEVVPVRPDEVPGLIARGEIADSKSVVALLAYLGLRLGGKRVGDGPQS is encoded by the coding sequence GTGCAGCCAGAGACGGTGGTGCGGAGCGAGCGGCCGTTCGACGGGAAGTTGATTCGCGTGCGGGTCGATACGGTGCGGCTGCCGGACGGACGCGAGCGGCAGCGGGAGGTGGTGGAGCATCCCGGTGCGGTGGGGGTGCTCCCGGTGCTGACCGATGGCACGCTGGTGCTGGTCCGGCAGTACCGGCACGCGATCGGCCGGGCGCTGCTGGAGATCCCGGCGGGGACGCGCGAGCCCGGGGAGGATGCCGAGACGTGCGCGCGGCGTGAACTGGCGGAGGAGACGGGCTACCGAACGGAAGCGCTGTGGGAACTGGTGCGCTTCTACGTGAGTCCTGGTTGGGCGGATGAGGAGTTGATCGTCTACGTGGCGGACGACCTCCAGCCGGGTGCGATGCATCCTGCTGACGACGAGCGGCTGGAGGTCGTGCCGGTGCGTCCGGATGAAGTGCCGGGATTGATCGCGCGGGGGGAGATCGCGGACTCCAAGTCGGTCGTGGCGCTGCTGGCGTATCTCGGGCTGCGGCTCGGTGGAAAGCGGGTGGGTGACGGGCCTCAGAGTTGA
- a CDS encoding metallophosphoesterase family protein produces the protein MRLAIISDIHANLPALEAVLHDIAAQPGIDRVYCLGDLVGYAPFPNEVIARIRALGIPTIMGNYDDGTGFGRDECGCAYKNAVDKLLGDQSFAWTKANTAEENKAFLRELLPEIRVEADGVRILLVHGSPRRINEYLFEDRPPSSFRRLAQMADADVIAFGHTHIPYAKLVDGVLFVNVGSVGKPKDGDPRACYVLLDVAEGTVGVKYRRVAYDVAAVAEAIRQSGLPYGFAVQLERGGVGIDVSPTPSA, from the coding sequence ATGCGCCTCGCGATCATAAGCGACATTCACGCCAATCTGCCGGCCCTGGAAGCCGTGCTGCACGACATCGCGGCGCAGCCGGGCATCGATCGCGTCTACTGCCTGGGCGACCTCGTCGGCTATGCCCCGTTCCCCAACGAGGTCATTGCCCGCATCCGGGCCCTCGGCATCCCCACCATCATGGGCAACTACGACGACGGCACCGGCTTTGGCCGCGACGAGTGCGGCTGCGCCTACAAAAACGCCGTGGACAAGCTGCTCGGTGACCAGTCCTTCGCCTGGACCAAGGCCAACACCGCCGAGGAGAACAAGGCGTTCCTGCGGGAGTTACTGCCGGAGATCCGCGTCGAGGCCGATGGTGTGCGCATCCTGCTGGTGCACGGCAGCCCTCGACGCATCAACGAGTATCTCTTTGAGGACCGACCACCCTCCAGCTTCCGACGGCTGGCTCAGATGGCTGATGCAGATGTCATCGCCTTCGGCCACACCCATATTCCCTACGCCAAGCTCGTGGACGGCGTCCTCTTCGTCAACGTCGGCTCCGTCGGCAAGCCCAAGGATGGCGACCCCCGTGCCTGCTACGTCCTCCTAGATGTGGCCGAGGGCACGGTGGGGGTCAAGTACCGCCGGGTCGCCTACGACGTGGCTGCCGTGGCGGAGGCGATCCGCCAGAGCGGGCTGCCCTACGGGTTCGCGGTACAACTGGAGCGCGGCGGAGTTGGGATCGATGTCTCGCCGACCCCAAGCGCATGA
- a CDS encoding metalloregulator ArsR/SmtB family transcription factor, with the protein MPRAAMLASPSPDVVQLFKVLADETRLEILRLLALTDLRVGEIVAHLGLPQNAVSYHLKQLRRLRLLRDHRSSADARDIYYSVDLDHLQALYAAAGTFLHPGMGLATAPAVDHRERPLRVLFLCTHNSARSQMAEAITRHLGGDQVEVVSAGSEPTTVHPLTVELLDEWGIDTSRLDAKGLDRWVGQQFDYVITVCDRIRENCPTFPGEPRLIHWSIPDPVEIAEEEQRRRAFAAARHEISTRIRHLLSLPHPATGQRLQIRTRIPSPPG; encoded by the coding sequence ATGCCGCGAGCGGCCATGTTGGCGTCCCCGTCCCCGGATGTCGTCCAGCTCTTCAAGGTGTTGGCCGATGAGACGCGGCTGGAGATCCTCAGGCTCCTCGCGCTGACCGACCTGCGCGTCGGCGAGATCGTGGCACACCTCGGCCTACCGCAGAACGCCGTGTCCTATCACCTCAAGCAGCTCCGCCGGCTCCGGCTGCTCCGCGATCACCGCAGCAGCGCGGATGCGCGGGATATCTACTACAGCGTCGATCTGGACCACCTCCAGGCGCTCTACGCCGCCGCGGGGACGTTCCTTCACCCCGGGATGGGGCTGGCCACGGCGCCGGCGGTAGACCATCGCGAGAGGCCCTTGCGCGTGCTGTTCCTGTGCACCCACAACAGTGCGCGCTCCCAGATGGCGGAGGCCATCACGCGGCACCTGGGCGGCGATCAGGTCGAGGTCGTCAGTGCCGGGAGCGAGCCCACCACCGTGCATCCGCTCACCGTCGAGCTCCTCGACGAGTGGGGCATCGACACGAGCCGGCTGGACGCCAAGGGTTTGGACCGGTGGGTTGGCCAGCAGTTCGACTATGTCATCACGGTCTGTGACCGCATCCGCGAGAACTGCCCGACCTTCCCCGGCGAGCCGAGGCTGATCCACTGGAGCATCCCCGACCCCGTCGAGATCGCGGAAGAGGAGCAGCGGCGCCGGGCCTTCGCGGCGGCTCGTCACGAGATCAGCACGCGCATCCGCCACCTCTTGAGCCTGCCGCACCCCGCCACGGGGCAGCGGCTCCAGATCCGAACACGGATCCCAAGCCCACCGGGCTGA